In one window of Verrucomicrobiota bacterium DNA:
- the ispE gene encoding 4-(cytidine 5'-diphospho)-2-C-methyl-D-erythritol kinase, which yields MTMKIFSPAKTNLYLRITGKRPDGFHELETLMVPLSLGDWLEIEEDSSGKTTLSCNQPDVPCDETNLVYKAVKTLENALKIPARGLHIHIEKYTPMGGGMGGGSSNGAVTLKALNGLWNLSLDDARLEQFAAEFGSDCSFFVKATPAICTGRGEKIEPVALARKLHLVMVNPGFGVSTKWAYEAYATCPAQIAPPIGTLVDVINSGNYDQLQKHIFNSLELPVLKKHLVLNILKEDLLKSGAIASMMSGSGATVFGIADTKESATQIALKMRESYGADLFIATCETL from the coding sequence ATGACTATGAAGATTTTTTCGCCGGCAAAAACGAACCTTTATCTCCGAATTACCGGAAAACGTCCTGACGGCTTTCATGAGCTTGAAACGCTCATGGTGCCCCTGAGTCTCGGGGATTGGTTAGAGATCGAGGAGGATTCCTCCGGTAAAACCACCCTGTCCTGTAACCAGCCTGATGTGCCTTGCGACGAGACTAACCTCGTTTATAAGGCCGTAAAAACCCTCGAAAACGCACTCAAAATCCCCGCCCGCGGACTCCATATCCACATTGAGAAATACACTCCGATGGGAGGAGGTATGGGGGGAGGCTCGAGCAATGGGGCCGTGACACTCAAGGCATTAAACGGACTTTGGAATCTGAGTCTCGACGATGCCCGACTAGAGCAATTTGCTGCGGAATTCGGCTCAGACTGTTCCTTTTTTGTAAAAGCTACCCCTGCTATTTGCACAGGGCGCGGGGAAAAAATCGAACCCGTCGCACTCGCGCGCAAATTGCACCTCGTCATGGTTAATCCAGGATTTGGAGTATCCACTAAATGGGCCTATGAAGCCTATGCCACATGTCCCGCGCAAATTGCCCCACCGATCGGCACCCTCGTGGATGTCATCAATAGCGGGAACTACGACCAGCTCCAAAAACATATCTTTAATTCGCTAGAGCTGCCTGTCTTAAAAAAACATCTCGTTTTGAATATCCTCAAGGAAGACCTCCTGAAATCGGGAGCGATAGCCTCCATGATGAGCGGGAGTGGGGCGACCGTTTTCGGGATTGCGGACACGAAAGAATCGGCCACACAAATAGCCTTAAAAATGCGTGAATCCTACGGGGCTGACCTTTTTATCGCGACTTGCGAGACCCTTTAA
- the pyrF gene encoding orotidine-5'-phosphate decarboxylase, with amino-acid sequence MKSKLIVALDVPEESEAKKIVEELHDCVAYFKVGMQMFTRFGPGLVSYIRGKGADVFLDLKFHDIPNTVAHAVTSAGSLDVGMLTIHASGGSDMMHSAMEAAGKVARKPVVLAVTVLTSMDQSDMEEIGIDHTVSGQVLNLARLAQHSKVDGLVCSAHEISLIKNDICQKLTLVVPGIRPAGADTGDQKRIMTPRQAIDAGAGFLVIGRPIIEAPDRRKAAEDILAEID; translated from the coding sequence ATGAAGTCAAAACTAATCGTCGCTTTGGATGTGCCTGAAGAATCAGAAGCTAAAAAAATAGTCGAGGAGCTTCATGATTGTGTCGCCTATTTTAAAGTGGGCATGCAGATGTTCACCCGGTTCGGTCCGGGGCTTGTGTCCTATATCAGGGGAAAAGGAGCAGATGTTTTCCTTGATCTGAAATTTCACGATATTCCAAATACGGTCGCGCACGCGGTGACCTCTGCCGGTTCCTTAGATGTAGGAATGCTGACCATCCATGCCTCGGGGGGATCAGACATGATGCACTCGGCTATGGAGGCTGCGGGTAAAGTAGCCCGTAAACCGGTGGTTTTAGCCGTCACTGTCCTGACGAGTATGGATCAGTCGGATATGGAGGAAATCGGGATCGATCATACCGTATCCGGGCAGGTCCTGAATCTGGCCCGTTTAGCGCAGCATTCAAAAGTGGACGGATTGGTTTGTTCTGCCCACGAGATTTCATTGATCAAGAATGATATTTGCCAGAAACTGACATTGGTAGTCCCCGGTATCCGTCCGGCTGGGGCCGATACAGGGGACCAGAAACGGATCATGACCCCGAGACAGGCTATCGATGCGGGGGCAGGCTTCCTTGTGATTGGTCGCCCGATCATTGAGGCTCCTGACCGTCGTAAGGCCGCCGAAGACATCCTCGCTGAAATTGATTAG
- the rpsI gene encoding 30S ribosomal protein S9 — protein sequence MATTQSPAAIGRRKEATASVVLKPGTGKVEVNGRDFEAYFTTLSLQNQILNPFIVTETTKKFDIKITAKGGGITGQAGAARHAISRALCKYDETLRAVLKKAGFMTRDPRMKERKKSGQPGARRRFQFSKR from the coding sequence ATGGCAACCACTCAATCACCTGCAGCAATCGGCCGTCGTAAAGAAGCCACAGCAAGCGTCGTTCTAAAACCCGGTACGGGCAAAGTCGAGGTTAATGGCCGCGATTTCGAAGCTTACTTCACCACTCTAAGCCTTCAAAACCAGATTTTGAATCCTTTTATTGTGACCGAAACAACAAAAAAATTCGATATCAAAATCACCGCTAAAGGTGGTGGAATCACTGGTCAAGCCGGCGCAGCACGCCACGCCATTTCCCGCGCCCTTTGTAAATACGATGAGACACTCCGCGCTGTTCTTAAAAAAGCAGGATTCATGACACGTGATCCCCGTATGAAAGAACGTAAGAAATCTGGTCAACCCGGTGCCCGCCGTCGTTTCCAATTTTCAAAACGTTAA
- the rplM gene encoding 50S ribosomal protein L13, which translates to MRTFSAKKEEVIRKWYVVDAKDVILGRLATKVADIIRGKNKAIFTPHVDTGDFVIVINAEKIRLTGKKENQKTYMSYSGFIGGHKSETVAKRRERHPELLVFNAVKGMVPHNTLGREIIKKLRVFKGSEHEHAAQNPEPLSI; encoded by the coding sequence ATGAGAACATTCTCTGCTAAAAAAGAAGAAGTAATCCGCAAATGGTATGTTGTGGATGCGAAAGACGTTATCTTGGGCCGTCTGGCGACAAAAGTCGCCGACATTATCCGAGGCAAAAATAAGGCCATTTTTACCCCCCACGTGGACACGGGCGACTTTGTCATTGTTATTAATGCCGAAAAAATCCGTCTCACAGGAAAAAAAGAAAACCAAAAAACCTATATGTCCTACTCCGGCTTTATCGGTGGACATAAATCCGAAACGGTCGCCAAACGCCGCGAACGCCATCCGGAGCTCTTGGTTTTTAATGCTGTCAAAGGCATGGTTCCTCATAATACTCTGGGTCGTGAAATCATTAAAAAACTCCGCGTATTCAAAGGCAGCGAACATGAGCATGCCGCCCAAAATCCTGAACCCCTATCGATTTAA
- the rnhC gene encoding ribonuclease HIII: MSSPKPITSYTTPIAPDQAKVLKEILKNKEFAFKDVPYAVFSAGKNKLNVTVFESGKCLVQGKGTEEFVQFILEPEVLKEAKIGYEFELNPDQLLTRVGVDESGKGDFFGPLVTAAVYVNEEIVYQLKDLGVKDSKRITSDKKIADISKEIRHIHGLVYDVISIGPAKYSAMWQRMGSVNEILGWAHATALENVLKKTEQCPLAISDKFSVSEWTVKKFLGDKGKQIKLIQRTKAESDYAVAAASILARDGFVQGLYALGNKMGVILPKGASAQVKEVARGIATKSGVGALHEICKTHFKTFEEVKSLI, encoded by the coding sequence ATGTCCTCCCCGAAGCCTATCACCAGCTATACGACCCCGATCGCCCCCGATCAGGCAAAAGTCCTCAAGGAAATCCTCAAAAATAAGGAATTCGCCTTTAAAGACGTGCCTTATGCGGTATTTTCGGCCGGGAAAAACAAACTGAATGTGACGGTTTTTGAGAGTGGAAAATGCCTTGTCCAAGGCAAAGGTACCGAGGAATTTGTCCAATTTATTTTAGAGCCTGAAGTCCTCAAGGAGGCGAAGATCGGGTATGAGTTTGAGTTAAATCCCGATCAATTACTGACACGGGTGGGGGTCGATGAGAGTGGAAAAGGGGACTTTTTCGGGCCTTTGGTGACGGCGGCGGTGTATGTGAACGAGGAGATCGTCTATCAGCTTAAAGATTTGGGAGTGAAAGACTCCAAACGAATCACGAGTGATAAAAAAATCGCTGATATCTCAAAAGAAATCCGTCATATCCATGGGCTTGTCTATGATGTGATCTCTATTGGTCCAGCGAAATATTCCGCCATGTGGCAGCGGATGGGAAGTGTGAATGAGATATTAGGATGGGCCCATGCGACCGCTCTCGAGAATGTCCTTAAAAAAACAGAACAATGTCCTTTGGCGATTTCTGATAAATTCTCCGTGAGTGAATGGACGGTTAAAAAATTCCTCGGTGACAAAGGCAAACAAATCAAACTCATCCAGCGGACCAAGGCGGAAAGTGATTATGCAGTGGCGGCGGCTTCGATCCTCGCCCGGGATGGATTTGTCCAAGGATTATATGCTTTAGGCAATAAAATGGGGGTGATCCTGCCCAAGGGGGCTTCTGCCCAGGTCAAGGAAGTCGCCCGCGGGATCGCGACGAAGTCGGGGGTGGGAGCTTTACATGAAATTTGCAAGACACACTTTAAGACTTTTGAAGAGGTGAAATCATTAATTTAA
- a CDS encoding response regulator, translating to MNPEDSQYLLDCLDDMLVIVDSSAVVTQMNRSAYETISQDYVEGGDVRQAVGKPLQFTLKDSEFYINIEEALQQVISGQLENYRNQLAFNSGGTTGFFQITIFPDRDTTGITGAILTFKDLFYEKELQEQLLQTEELFTFKEVLLGAANELNNLLTIIGSSANLIQSRPGIDEKLFSDITMIGDQTLRAKGIVSNLLTLAKKHETKVGRVDLNQIIQKTFEIRQYELTVNNMLMEFDLNEVPLTVGDSYRIQQLILNLMNQSMESIIMSGLTGTIKISSGMEGDMLKLAISDNGPAFPEADLPQIFNAFYVNPACERKVSMGLSICRRIVAEHGGQISVKNVFPRGAEFIILIPVMDPQQYGIVSDTPDETLESGDGTHGAREIYKKIMVVDDEEGIRMVLSQLLESLGYEVILSADGRMALTQIIKEKPDAIISDMRMPHVNGKTLFKAIQKINPKLAANMMFITGDVVRSDSSSFLNEYNLPYLNKPFMLNDLERALDKLATTADARMNLNVV from the coding sequence ATGAATCCTGAAGATAGCCAATATTTATTAGATTGCCTAGATGACATGCTTGTCATTGTGGACTCATCAGCCGTTGTTACCCAGATGAACCGGTCGGCTTACGAGACGATCTCACAGGATTATGTCGAGGGGGGGGATGTGCGTCAAGCCGTGGGTAAACCTCTGCAGTTCACACTTAAAGATAGTGAATTTTATATTAATATTGAAGAGGCCCTCCAGCAGGTTATCTCGGGGCAATTAGAAAATTACCGGAATCAACTCGCTTTTAACTCGGGCGGAACGACCGGTTTTTTCCAGATTACCATTTTTCCGGACAGGGATACTACAGGGATCACTGGGGCTATCCTGACATTTAAGGATCTTTTTTACGAAAAAGAACTCCAGGAGCAACTCCTCCAGACTGAGGAACTTTTCACATTTAAGGAAGTCCTACTCGGGGCGGCCAATGAACTCAATAACCTCCTGACGATTATCGGGAGTTCGGCAAACTTGATCCAATCCCGCCCGGGCATCGATGAGAAACTTTTCTCTGACATCACCATGATCGGTGACCAGACCCTCCGTGCGAAAGGGATTGTTTCAAACCTTTTAACCCTCGCTAAAAAACACGAGACCAAAGTCGGGCGTGTGGACTTAAATCAAATCATCCAAAAGACTTTTGAAATCCGTCAGTATGAGTTAACCGTCAATAATATGCTGATGGAGTTCGACCTTAATGAGGTTCCCCTGACGGTGGGTGATTCTTACCGGATACAGCAGCTAATCCTAAACCTGATGAACCAGTCGATGGAATCGATCATTATGTCTGGACTTACAGGGACCATTAAGATCTCTTCAGGCATGGAGGGGGACATGCTGAAATTAGCCATTAGTGATAATGGCCCAGCATTCCCAGAGGCGGATTTACCTCAAATATTTAATGCTTTTTATGTGAATCCTGCATGTGAACGGAAGGTGAGCATGGGGTTATCCATCTGCCGCAGGATTGTGGCGGAACACGGCGGGCAGATTTCCGTGAAGAATGTTTTCCCTCGTGGAGCAGAGTTTATTATCCTCATCCCTGTGATGGACCCCCAACAATACGGGATCGTCTCTGATACCCCGGATGAGACACTCGAAAGTGGTGATGGCACCCATGGGGCACGTGAAATTTATAAAAAAATCATGGTCGTCGATGATGAAGAAGGTATCAGGATGGTTTTGAGCCAGCTTTTGGAGTCTTTAGGTTATGAAGTCATCCTCTCAGCTGACGGACGTATGGCACTGACCCAGATTATCAAGGAAAAACCCGATGCCATTATCTCTGATATGAGAATGCCGCACGTGAATGGGAAAACCCTCTTTAAAGCCATTCAAAAAATTAATCCTAAGCTGGCGGCCAATATGATGTTCATCACTGGGGATGTCGTCCGGAGTGACTCCTCCAGTTTCTTGAATGAATACAATTTGCCTTACCTGAACAAGCCTTTCATGCTTAATGACCTGGAACGCGCCCTCGACAAACTGGCCACCACGGCGGATGCCCGTATGAATCTCAACGTGGTCTGA